The following are encoded together in the Plasmodium vinckei vinckei genome assembly, chromosome: PVVCY_12 genome:
- a CDS encoding methionine aminopeptidase 1c, putative produces MNVHIFLLLLFCGTFLCKKNSNNGNFRIIHQNGTRGNRKRNVKCVREKKQYNYIHPNEISKNKNDIRYHHYNFLITTSTHKKKLLAKKEKSKRQYNLNSSGEGFSNTVHNNVKKNTNDYSEEQLPTYHKYIENFKTRKIIHPSIRITDHDKKFMKCKESYNKLYSHLTETELFENFSYVGRQRKGILSPKYYLPKYIERPNYHKTGTPIYVNYENNSKSKEYISMRNSNNGTGNKYEYDNVKTDHDIEIISRNCKFARELMDDISYIICEGITTNDIDIYILNKCVNNGFYPSPLNYHLFPKSSCISINEILCHGIPDNNALYENDVVKVDISVYKDGYHADMCESFIVQKISKEEKKKRKKNYDYIYLNDKLRTKHTKYILKYNFDLTTNKIVKKGKYPSVRKVRYNPPNSKEHENEYIEEYDDNTNPVLGESPYAHNYYTYNDGPNNVSENYEDELENFHRRYDEDFIFNPKKGEVYNNLQQYIYQKGMETDKNRKEMNRKFEFFDTSKQGIANMKRFMFEKNRDLIKTAYDCTMEAISICKPGVPFKNIAKVMDDYLKKKNNSYQYYSIVPNLCGHNIGKNFHEEPFIIHTLNDDDRKMCENLVFTIEPIITERSCDFITWPDNWTLSNSRYYYSAQFEHTILITKNGAKILTQKTDTSPKYIWEEDGN; encoded by the coding sequence atgaacgttcatatttttttgttactGCTTTTTTGTGGTACATTtttatgcaaaaaaaatagtaataatggCAATTTTCGAATTATACACCAAAATGGGACAAGAGGGAacagaaaaagaaatgtaAAATGTGTAAGAGAAAAGAAgcaatataattatatacatccCAATGAaattagtaaaaataaaaatgacatCCGTTATCATCACTACAATTTTCTTATAACTACATCcacacacaaaaaaaaactgctagccaaaaaagaaaaatctAAAAGGCAATATAACCTTAACAGTTCAGGCGAAGGTTTTTCAAACACAGTCCATaataatgttaaaaaaaacacaaacGATTATTCAGAAGAACAATTACCAACATATCATAAATACATTGAAAATTTCAAAacaagaaaaattattcatCCAAGTATAAGAATAACAGAtcatgataaaaaatttatgaaatGTAAAGAaagttataataaattatattcacATTTAACAGAGACtgaattatttgaaaatttttcatatgttGGTAGACAAAGAAAAGGTATATTATCtccaaaatattatttaccaAAATATATCGAAAGGCCAAATTATCACAAAACAGGTACACCtatttatgtaaattatgaaaataattcaaaatcgaaggaatatatatcaatgagaaatagtaataatggAACGGggaataaatatgaatatgatAATGTAAAAACGGATCATGATATTGAAATAATTTCAAGAAATTGCAAATTTGCTAGAGAATTAATGGAtgatatatcatatataatatgtgaAGGTATAACAACAAAtgatatagatatatatatattaaataaatgtgtAAATAATGGATTTTATCCCTCTCCattaaattatcatttatttcctAAAAGTTCATGTATAtcaataaatgaaatattatgtCATGGTATACCAGATAATAATgctttatatgaaaatgatgtTGTAAAGGTGGATATAAGTGTATATAAAGATGGGTACCATGCGGATATGTGTGAAAGTTTTATTGTTCAAAAGATTtcaaaagaagaaaaaaaaaaacggaaaaaaaattatgactatatatatttaaatgataaactTAGAACTAAGCATACAAAGTACAttctaaaatataatttcgATTTAacaacaaataaaatagtcaAAAAGGGGAAATACCCATCTGTTAGAAAAGTTAGATATAATCCACCAAATTCGAAAGAACATGAAAATGAATACATAGAAGAATATGATGACAATACTAACCCTGTTTTGGGGGAAAGTCCATATGCCCATAactattatacatataatgatGGTCCAAATAATGTTTCTGAAAATTATGAAGACGAActtgaaaattttcatcGCAGATATGATGaagattttatttttaatccaAAAAAAGGAGAAGTATACAATAATCTTCAAcagtatatatatcaaaagGGAATGGAAACggataaaaatagaaaagaaatgaatagaaaatttgaattttttgataCAAGTAAGCAAGGTATAGCGAATATGAAAAGATTTatgtttgaaaaaaatagagaTTTAATTAAAACTGCTTATGATTGTACTATGGAAGCTATAAGTATATGTAAGCCGGGTGTtccttttaaaaatatagcaaaAGTTATGGAtgattatttgaaaaaaaaaaataattcatatcAATATTATTCTATTGTCCCCAATTTATGTGGGCATAATATTGGGAAAAACTTTCATGAGGAAccttttattatacatacattAAATGACGATGATAGAAAAATGTGTGAGAACTTAGTTTTTACAATCGAACCAATTATAACGGAGCGTTCTTGTGATTTTATTACTTGGCCCGATAACTGGACATTATCAAATTCAAGGTATTATTATTCTGCACAATTTGAGCACACCATACTTATCACAAAAAATGGGGCCAAAATTCTTACACAAAAAACAGACACATCTCCTAAGTATATATGGGAGGAGGATGGAAATTAG